Proteins encoded by one window of Candidatus Curtissbacteria bacterium:
- the murA gene encoding UDP-N-acetylglucosamine 1-carboxyvinyltransferase translates to MKFEIEGGHKLSGKIKIAGNKNSVLPIMTACLMTEEECVLENVPEISDVNVMAQLMELAGAKIEGVGTSRLTISCKNIKPTSFPMELTEKLRAAALLLGPMLARVGEVTLGYPGGDIIGRRSLDTHIQALEEMGARIEKKDDSYVASSKELKGREIFLSEASVTATENAIMAAVTASGETKIKRAASEPHVVDLCEFLIKMGAEITGVGSNVLIIRGTKNLSGATHSIRPDHIEVGTFAILGAVTKGTLEMSPIIKEDIDMILLTLDSFGVDYKIEEDIMTVKESKLVAPQKVVTDVWPGFPTDLMAPTIVLATQSEGVTLLHDWMYESRMFFVDKLLSMGAKVEIADPHRVLVYGPTKLSAQRLDTPDIRAGVALVIAALAADGKSEIYRAELIERGYENITERLSAIGAKIKRSTE, encoded by the coding sequence ATGAAGTTTGAAATCGAGGGAGGCCATAAGCTTTCCGGAAAAATAAAAATAGCAGGCAACAAAAATTCGGTCTTGCCGATTATGACGGCGTGTCTCATGACCGAAGAAGAATGTGTCCTTGAAAACGTTCCAGAAATTTCCGATGTTAATGTTATGGCTCAACTTATGGAATTGGCTGGCGCCAAAATAGAAGGCGTCGGGACCTCAAGGCTCACAATTAGCTGCAAGAACATTAAACCAACAAGTTTTCCGATGGAACTCACAGAAAAACTCAGAGCAGCGGCACTACTTCTTGGGCCAATGCTTGCAAGGGTCGGCGAGGTTACCCTGGGTTACCCTGGTGGTGACATCATAGGGAGGCGTTCCCTGGACACCCATATACAAGCGCTCGAAGAAATGGGCGCTCGAATTGAAAAGAAAGATGACTCTTACGTCGCAAGCTCCAAAGAACTCAAAGGCCGAGAGATCTTCTTAAGCGAAGCGTCTGTAACCGCGACAGAAAACGCGATTATGGCAGCGGTTACAGCAAGCGGCGAAACCAAAATTAAAAGGGCAGCATCTGAACCCCACGTTGTTGACCTTTGCGAGTTCTTAATAAAAATGGGCGCGGAAATCACAGGAGTTGGTTCAAACGTTCTAATAATACGGGGAACAAAAAACCTCAGCGGTGCTACTCACAGCATTCGACCGGATCATATCGAAGTAGGTACTTTTGCGATTCTTGGCGCGGTAACAAAAGGAACCTTAGAAATGTCGCCAATCATAAAAGAAGACATCGACATGATTCTTCTGACACTCGACAGTTTTGGCGTTGATTACAAAATAGAAGAAGACATCATGACCGTCAAAGAATCAAAGCTTGTTGCTCCGCAAAAAGTAGTAACCGACGTTTGGCCAGGCTTCCCGACAGACCTCATGGCCCCGACCATCGTGCTCGCGACACAATCCGAAGGTGTAACGCTTCTTCACGATTGGATGTACGAATCGCGTATGTTTTTTGTAGACAAACTTCTTTCGATGGGAGCAAAAGTAGAAATTGCGGATCCTCACAGGGTCCTTGTTTATGGGCCGACAAAACTCAGCGCTCAACGCCTCGACACTCCAGATATTCGAGCAGGCGTCGCTTTAGTAATTGCAGCCCTCGCGGCGGATGGTAAAAGCGAGATTTACAGAGCGGAACTAATAGAGCGAGGTTACGAAAATATTACAGAGCGGCTTTCCGCGATTGGCGCCAAAATAAAACGCTCCACCGAGTAA
- a CDS encoding D-alanine--D-alanine ligase — protein sequence MAKKIKVAVLMGGKSPEHEISLMSGREVVSHLDPKKYEILPVIISKDGSSWQLTSPAKLLNSKRDSVILRRKPKNLETLRYAQSDNREVQDDNSYHVLKDNGIDIIFIAMHGPYGENGTIQGFLELLGIPYTGSGVLASALAMNKLKSRKIFEAEGLNVPKTVVLKKGDGLDAVWEKLKPPVFVKPNSQGSSVGTFRVNNKKDLEKSVRLALKLDTVCLVEEYLPGIEITCTVLGNDKPKALPLVEIVTKRDFFDYKAKYTENLTDEIVPARISKILSEKATEAAIKSYLALGCRDFARVDIIIKENKVYILELNTIPGLTPVSLFPKAAKAAGITYGRLIDKIIELALKRYDSQKL from the coding sequence ATGGCAAAAAAGATTAAAGTCGCTGTTCTGATGGGCGGCAAATCTCCCGAACACGAAATCTCTTTGATGTCGGGTCGGGAAGTTGTAAGCCATCTTGATCCCAAAAAATACGAAATTCTCCCAGTAATTATTTCCAAAGATGGATCTTCATGGCAACTCACGTCTCCCGCAAAGCTCCTTAACTCAAAACGAGACTCTGTCATTCTGAGGCGAAAGCCGAAGAATCTAGAGACTCTTCGCTACGCTCAGAGTGACAATCGAGAGGTTCAGGATGACAATTCTTACCACGTCTTGAAAGATAACGGAATAGACATTATATTCATCGCGATGCATGGTCCGTATGGCGAAAACGGAACTATCCAAGGGTTTCTCGAGCTTTTGGGAATTCCCTACACTGGCTCTGGAGTACTAGCTTCAGCCCTGGCCATGAACAAGCTCAAGTCACGAAAAATATTTGAGGCCGAAGGACTAAACGTCCCCAAAACAGTCGTTCTCAAAAAAGGAGACGGCCTAGACGCTGTTTGGGAAAAGCTAAAGCCACCGGTTTTCGTCAAACCCAATAGCCAAGGTTCCTCCGTCGGTACATTTCGTGTAAACAACAAAAAAGATCTCGAAAAATCCGTCCGCTTAGCTCTCAAACTGGATACAGTTTGCCTTGTCGAAGAATACCTACCTGGCATCGAAATTACATGCACCGTTCTTGGCAACGATAAACCAAAAGCTCTTCCGCTCGTCGAAATCGTTACCAAAAGAGATTTTTTTGATTACAAAGCAAAGTACACGGAAAACCTTACAGACGAAATCGTCCCCGCCCGAATCTCAAAAATCCTTTCGGAAAAAGCAACCGAAGCCGCTATAAAATCATATCTCGCTCTTGGCTGCCGCGATTTTGCCAGAGTCGACATCATAATAAAAGAAAACAAAGTTTACATTCTCGAACTCAATACAATTCCTGGCCTAACCCCCG
- a CDS encoding sugar phosphate nucleotidyltransferase, translated as MKNFAVIILAAGLGKRMKSETPKVLHKVGEKPIIIRSLEVVEAIAPEEIIVVTSPTNNELIKSEVGQSSLLAVQQSPKGTADAAAAGLKETREGIENVVILYGDDTAFYRPATITEVIKDHEENKNDITFVTLDSEKPTGLGRIVREGGKVKTIVEEKDATEAEKKITEINDGIYVFNRDWIQENIGKLEPSGATGELYITDLISMALSQNKKVDAYKLDDQSQWHGINTPEELEAAANKNQLKIHIMGAAGAGAAAVAGIAAENGFDVSGCDLNPDSAYTQNLKVKIEKGHSPEHLKDIGILITSPAVEKLDPDNEEIKAAREQNIPVMSWQEFQGKYLQRGKFVITVAGAYGKSTTTAMIAKILTDAGVDPTVEIGAKVIEWGANFRVGKSKYYVCESDEYNNNFLHYKPDIAVILNLNWDHPDFFKSKGDVVSAYQKFVSQIKIGGRLITSNETLFKDLVPYTSARTEEVTDFGDLNLSIIGDFRKENANAALTVAEILGLNITQAVKSVESFKGLGRRLEEKGRVGNAIVYDDYAVQPYTIKSTADALADKYPDKKVTLVLEPHTFSRINTFFEDFVKSLKESKVHEILITEVYAAREKGDKIVLSKKLAEAVGTKAKFTGSVEETALYIKKDINTYDVILSMGAGNSYMLYDLLKS; from the coding sequence ATGAAAAACTTTGCGGTTATAATTCTGGCAGCAGGTCTTGGCAAAAGGATGAAATCCGAAACACCCAAGGTTTTGCATAAAGTCGGAGAAAAGCCAATCATCATAAGAAGTCTAGAGGTGGTCGAAGCAATAGCTCCAGAGGAAATTATCGTTGTCACTAGCCCCACAAATAACGAACTTATTAAAAGCGAAGTAGGACAGTCTTCTTTACTTGCCGTGCAGCAATCACCAAAAGGTACCGCAGACGCAGCAGCCGCCGGGCTGAAAGAGACGAGAGAGGGTATAGAAAACGTGGTTATCTTGTATGGAGACGACACCGCATTTTACAGACCAGCAACAATTACAGAAGTAATAAAAGATCACGAAGAAAACAAAAATGACATCACATTCGTCACCTTAGACAGCGAAAAGCCGACAGGTCTTGGACGGATTGTCAGAGAAGGCGGCAAGGTGAAAACGATAGTCGAAGAAAAAGACGCGACAGAAGCAGAGAAAAAAATCACCGAAATAAACGACGGCATTTACGTTTTTAACAGAGATTGGATCCAAGAAAACATTGGAAAACTCGAGCCTTCAGGCGCAACAGGCGAACTTTACATTACCGACTTAATAAGTATGGCGCTTTCCCAAAACAAAAAAGTTGACGCTTATAAGCTCGATGATCAGTCGCAGTGGCACGGAATAAATACTCCGGAAGAATTGGAAGCAGCGGCAAATAAAAATCAACTTAAAATCCATATTATGGGAGCAGCGGGAGCCGGTGCCGCGGCAGTCGCCGGTATCGCGGCGGAAAACGGCTTCGATGTTTCTGGTTGCGATTTAAATCCGGATTCTGCATACACTCAAAACCTCAAAGTAAAAATAGAAAAAGGCCACAGCCCGGAGCACCTTAAAGATATCGGGATTCTTATCACTTCCCCGGCGGTGGAAAAATTAGACCCCGACAACGAAGAAATTAAAGCGGCGCGCGAGCAAAATATTCCGGTTATGAGTTGGCAAGAGTTTCAAGGAAAATATTTGCAGAGAGGGAAGTTCGTTATAACTGTCGCTGGCGCCTATGGCAAATCTACAACAACCGCGATGATTGCCAAAATCCTAACAGACGCGGGAGTTGACCCGACCGTCGAAATCGGCGCCAAGGTAATTGAGTGGGGAGCAAACTTCAGAGTGGGTAAGTCCAAGTACTACGTCTGCGAATCCGATGAATATAACAATAACTTCTTACACTACAAACCGGATATCGCCGTCATTTTAAATCTTAACTGGGACCATCCAGATTTCTTCAAATCTAAGGGTGATGTTGTATCTGCTTATCAAAAATTCGTGTCACAAATAAAAATCGGCGGGCGCTTAATTACATCCAACGAAACGTTATTTAAGGATCTTGTTCCCTACACATCTGCACGTACAGAGGAAGTAACAGATTTTGGGGATCTAAACCTTTCTATAATTGGAGATTTTAGAAAGGAGAATGCGAACGCGGCACTTACCGTTGCGGAGATTCTCGGTCTAAACATTACCCAAGCAGTTAAGTCAGTAGAAAGTTTTAAAGGACTTGGAAGAAGACTTGAAGAAAAGGGTAGAGTCGGAAACGCAATTGTTTACGATGATTATGCCGTCCAGCCTTACACAATTAAATCGACCGCCGACGCGCTGGCCGACAAATATCCGGATAAAAAAGTAACTTTGGTCTTGGAACCTCATACCTTTTCGAGAATTAACACTTTCTTTGAGGACTTTGTAAAAAGTTTAAAAGAATCAAAGGTCCACGAAATCCTAATTACCGAAGTTTATGCCGCGAGGGAAAAAGGTGATAAAATAGTTCTTTCAAAGAAGCTCGCAGAGGCTGTCGGCACAAAAGCGAAGTTTACTGGCTCTGTGGAAGAAACTGCCCTATATATAAAGAAGGATATTAATACTTACGACGTCATTCTTTCCATGGGAGCGGGTAACTCGTATATGCTTTACGATTTGCTTAAATCCTAA
- the murB gene encoding UDP-N-acetylmuramate dehydrogenase yields the protein MDNVTKLKEILGPLRVRENEPLSQHTYFKIGGPARLFFEATNVEDLKLALTTAFDLKIPYVVLGGGANVLVSDKGFDGLVIKNRAQGVKLVDIKGTIGKNGTGVKSANIWAISGTLMNQLARFSIDQGLEGIEYLLSVPGTVGGGLKINAHYEVEKGEFVGDKLVSAAVFDPKTGEVITREKDYFEFSYDHSKIQETGEIVLEAIFQLERSQDPQGLWQRAMDNVKRRNEEQPVGIACSGCIFRNIANEDAMRLATPNLTTSTGYIIDSLGLKGTKVGGAEVSQHHANFILNTNQATAADVLELIKLIKTKAKETLGLDLKEEIFLIGDLTNEV from the coding sequence ATGGATAACGTCACTAAATTAAAAGAAATTCTTGGGCCGTTAAGGGTTCGCGAAAACGAGCCTCTTTCTCAGCACACATACTTCAAAATCGGGGGGCCCGCAAGGTTATTTTTCGAAGCAACCAACGTCGAAGACTTAAAACTCGCCCTAACTACAGCTTTCGATCTCAAGATCCCATATGTTGTTCTCGGCGGTGGCGCGAATGTTCTCGTTTCCGATAAAGGTTTTGACGGCCTCGTCATCAAGAACAGGGCGCAAGGAGTAAAACTAGTTGATATCAAAGGGACAATAGGCAAAAACGGCACCGGCGTAAAAAGCGCGAACATTTGGGCAATTTCTGGGACTTTGATGAACCAACTTGCCCGCTTTAGCATCGATCAAGGCCTAGAGGGGATTGAGTATTTGCTTTCTGTTCCGGGAACTGTCGGAGGAGGCTTAAAAATTAATGCCCACTACGAAGTTGAAAAGGGAGAATTTGTTGGCGACAAACTAGTTTCAGCGGCAGTCTTCGATCCAAAAACGGGAGAGGTCATAACTCGCGAAAAAGATTATTTTGAATTTTCGTATGATCACTCGAAAATTCAAGAAACGGGAGAAATTGTGCTCGAGGCGATATTCCAGCTCGAAAGGTCACAAGATCCTCAAGGCTTGTGGCAAAGAGCTATGGACAACGTAAAACGCAGAAACGAAGAGCAGCCGGTGGGAATTGCTTGTTCCGGGTGTATTTTTAGAAACATTGCAAACGAAGACGCGATGCGGCTCGCGACGCCAAATTTGACTACATCAACAGGCTATATTATCGACAGCCTTGGCCTCAAAGGAACAAAAGTCGGTGGCGCAGAAGTCTCCCAGCACCACGCCAACTTCATACTAAATACGAACCAAGCAACGGCAGCTGACGTGCTAGAATTAATTAAGCTCATAAAAACAAAAGCCAAAGAAACTTTAGGCCTAGATTTAAAAGAAGAAATATTTTTAATTGGAGATTTGACAAATGAAGTTTGA